Genomic segment of Phaenicophaeus curvirostris isolate KB17595 chromosome 26, BPBGC_Pcur_1.0, whole genome shotgun sequence:
CCCGGTGGCTGCGGTTCATCCAGCGCGACCCCCACCAGCCGGGCTACCTCTATGGCTGCCCCACGGCCACCGAGGTGGGCACCCACGTCATTGAGGTAGGTGACCACCCTCATGGGATCTGTACAggatctgagcaggctggaccgctgggctgagaccaacggcatgaggtttaacaaggccaaatgccgggtcctgcccttggggcacaacaaccccgagcagctccagactaggagaagtctggctggaaactgcctggaggagaaggacctgggggtgttggttgacagcgactgaccatgagccagcagtggcccaggtggccaagaaggccgatggcatcttggcttggatcagaaacggcgtgaccagcaggtccagggaggttattctgtcCCTTgactcagccctggtgagaccgctcctcgaatcctggggtcagttctgggcccctcaccacaagaaggatgttgaggctctggagcgagtccagagaagagcaacgaagctggtgaaggggctggagaacaagaggagcgtctgagagagctgggggtgtttagcctggagaagaggaggttgaggggagacctcattgctctctgcaactccctgagaggaggttgtggagaggagggagctgggctcttctcccaagggacaggggacaggacgagagggaatggcctcaagctccaccaggggaggtttaggctggacatcaggaaaaaatttttcacagaaagggtcattggtccctggcagaggctgcccagggagggggttgagtcaccttccctgaaggggtttaagggacgggtggacgaggtgctgagggacatgggttagtgattgatgggaatggttggactcgatgatccagtgggtcttttccaacctggggattctatgattctttgatccCAAGCCAGTGGGTGACACAGagtgaggggtgggggggatggaCACTTGCATCTTGGGGGTCTCCTCGGCTTGCAGGTGCTGGCGTACAACCGACACACCTACgggacagcagcacagagcctcatcatcaccatcacccCTGCTCCAGGTAGGGGCTGTGCACCCCAAATCACACCGAGCTGCCCCGGGGCCCCCTGAGATGGGCACTAGGGGTCCCCACGGGTGCCAcatgtccccccccaccccaaggtGGGGAGCCGCCGTTCCAGGCTGAGTTCCTGGTGGGCAACCGGAAcgtggaggagctgctgccagtGGCCACGCAGGAGATGTTCCTCCAGGACACGGCTGGCGTCTGGGAGCGAGATGACCTCCGTGTCATCAACATCACCTCTGCGCTGGACCGCGGTGGCCGCGTCCCACTGCCCATCGAGGGGCGCAAGGAGGGGTACGGGCAGAGCTGGGGTGTTGTGTCTGCTCCCCCCAACCTCTAGGTATGGAGTTTGGGGTGACCTCTAGCTGTCTCCCCACACCTTTGCAGGGTGTACATGAAGGTGGGGTCCTGGGGAGCCTTCTCGCCGTGCCTGGCATCAGCTGCCTCGCCGCAGAGCCGCGTCCGCTGCAGCCTGGGCCAGCAGCCCCTCGCCTCCTGCTACGACACCTTCGCCCCCCGCTTCACCATCCGCTGGTGCAACCTCACCCTGGTGAGACCCTCGTGTGTCCCCCCCACATCCCACGCCACCGTGGGGACCCCCTAACCAGTTCCCCATTGCAGCTGCAGGTCTGGCCCAGCCCCACGATGCCGGGGCTGGTGTGGGGTTCTGGGGTGCTGGAGGATGAAGGAGATTTCCAGCCTCCCACCCAAGCCCCCGCCCTGGACCTGCTGCCCGGGTACCTGGTGACGCTGCTGGTGCCGCTGGCGGTGGCCGCGCTGCTCTGCTTGCTCCTGGGTCACCTCATGTGCTGCCGCAGGGAGGGAGTGTGAGTTGGGGGGACACAATCAGGGTGGGAGTCCCCAACCAGGGCATGGGAACCCCACATGGGGTGCCCCTTCCCCACGCTGTCAAGGCCCTGGGCACCCTGGGGGTGGCGAGAGCTATTCCCACCAtctttattatgttttttcctctggttCATAGGGAAAAACGGGACCTGGCAACATCTGAGTGAGTCCCCACACCTGGGTCGAGAtgtgggggtgctggggggctgctggagggggAGGTTGGTCGTGACTAAGGACGAGGTGGaccagcagggatggggaaagagaGGGGGACAGTGAGCACTCAGCTGTTACAGAGGTGATGGAGCCCAAAGATCTCCACAGAGGGCCCCCCTTCagcccccctcctcccttccccacaCCTGAGTGCCCCCCAGTAACCCTGCTCAGATGGAACTGGAGCACAAGAGCTGATTTTAGTTCTCAGTCGGACACAGAGACAGCAAGGAGGACCCCAGAGATGGGGAACAGACCCCAGAGATAGAGGATAGACCCCAGAGATGGGGGACAGAGCCCAGAGATGGGGGAGAGAGGCCAGGGATGGGGGACAAATCCCAGAGATGGGGGAGAGAACCCAGAGATGAAGGAGAGACCCCAGAGATGGGGAGCAGACCCCAAAGATGGGGGACAGACCCCATGATGGGAGAGAGACTCCTGAGATGGGGGAGAGACCCCTGAGATGGGGAGCAGACCCTGATGATGAGGGTCACACCATCATGATAAGGGTGCAAATGAACCCCCAGTGATGAGGAACAGACCCTAATGATGGGGTGCAGACCCCAGTGATGGGTGGGCAGCCCCAATGATGAGGACAGACCCTAACAATGGGGTGTAGACCCCCCCAAGCTCCTCCGCAAAGGGATGCGGGTGGGAACGCGGGGCGCAACACCCACCTGTCCTTCCCCCTCAGCATCCAGCTGGTCCACCACACCACCATCCACGGCGACACGGAGGAGCTGAGGCACATGGCCGGCAGCCGCGATGTCCCACGGCCCCTTTCCACCCTCCCCATGTTCAACGTCCGCACGGGTCAGCGCATCAACCCCATGCCCGGTCCCTCGGACGGTGCCCACGTCCCCCTTCTCCCACAGTGACCCGGCTAGGGGGGACCCAGGTGACACCGCGATGACACCGAGGGGAAGaatcccagggatggggatgggaaaaaCGTGTCACAAGGCTCTTTGGGGACACTTGGCAGGGGACAAAGCCTAACAGTGGGCAACCTCCCATCCTCCTGGGCTCTGCCGGCTGCTCTGCTTGGAATATTTTGGGGGTACAAAtagtgtgtgtgtggttttgtgtcTCTGTGCGACATCAGCATCCGTGTGCATCAGTGGGACAACACAGAACACTTCCATCCaattcccttcctctcctctgtcCCACCTGCCCCGATAAAACCTCTTTTTGGGGTGGAATAAgctcttttcttcttattttccaaATAGTGTGTCTTGCCCTCCCCTCAGGGGTGACTCTGCTGAGATCCctgctgtggggagggggctgcagggtggCTTGGGGCTGATAAAGTGGCTGTTCAGTGAGCTGTGCTGTattccactttatttttttgtcctctGCAAGCGTCCCAGCCTGGACCTGGTGGCTGTGGTGGTCGGGGTGGGGAtaggggaggttttggggtgctgggctcCTTCTGGATGTAAAGACTGCATTGAGTTTGTCAGTTCTCCAAAGCTGGAtgtgctggggggctggggtccTGCTGAGGAGCTGGGGTCTTACTGGGGGGCAGGGGTCTTACTGGGGAGCACTTCCTTCTGCTGGGGTGTCCCGCTCCCCTCCTCAGCGGCTTTGCTCCATCTGGGCACCCCGCTTGCACCCACTCCCACCCTACTCCATACATGCCCCCCTTCCCCAAAGACTTGCACCCCCAGAGGGGCTTGGGCTGACCCTGTTGCTGGCCCTCAGCCTCACGGAGGGGAAGGAGCTTGAGGATGGGGGCCAGGAGCAATAGCTCAGTCCCCTGGGCTCGCAGTGACACCCCAGGGCACCCCAATCCCCCCCCGGCTCACCTGGGTGCCTGTGTCTGGCTGGGTCTCTCCCGGATCCCCTGGCTGCTCCAGCCACTCACCCCTTCCACCGTGCAGACCCGGGCATCCCTCTCAGCATCCCGCTCAGCACCCCCTAACCCCTCCCCGCCCCACCGGGGGGTCCCCAGCCCATCCCAGCCCCTCGCCTCCAAAGAAAGAACCTCTTTGACTGAGCCCCCCCCGCCTTCTCGCACGGGGCAGGCGCCAGGGTGGGGGTTAGGAAAACACGGGGGCCCTGGCGGAACAAGGGGACCCATTGATGGGCGAGGAGAAAAGAGGCATTGAGGCCCCATCCCGCTGCCCGAGCGCACTCTGGACGCTTTGGGGTCCCACTTGTGCCCCCCGCCATGGTGCCCTGGGCTGGGTGAGGGTGGCACATGGTGACATAGCCCAACCTGGGCGCACGCAGGGGCTGTCGGTGCCCTTGGTgcgaggggtgcagggggttttggggctggATGGCACTGgcacggggtggggggcacACACTGGGGCACAGGGGGCTTGTGGCACATGGGCGTGTGTTGTGGCACACGTATCGTGGCATATGCACCATGGCACATGCACCATGGCACACGCATCGCGGCACATGCACCGCAGCACCATGCacccctcctgcagcccaggatgaGCACGACTCCCCCGCTCCCCAATTTCTGTGTCCCTCTCCATGCCCTCAGTCCCTCCCCACATCTCCCTTTGGGAGGGAGCACCCTGCACTCAGCCTGGCACAGCCCGagtgccccccaaccccctcctcctgctgcccctccacatccccctcctcttcttctccagtttGGGGAGGCGACGCACAACAAAGTCCCCTTCACCATTCAGCTCGTGGCTGAGGGGGGGAGGGctccccccttccttcctccccaccccccgaTGGGCAAGGGGGGCtgagcgaggaggaggaggaggggggggatgCATTGGGGTGGGAGGACGGAGAGAACCCAAGCGCAGACACTCAGAGGGAGCAGAAGGGACAAGAGCAGGACGAGGGACTCCCAACCCCAGCGACCCCCCCAtccacccaggaccccccgcACCCCGAGAGCAAGAGCCGCCGGCGCAGAGCACCTCAGGTTTGTTGGATCGTTTCACATGCTTTATTTcagcagtcagaaaaaaaataattaaaaaaaaaaaaaacccaaataacccacaatttctaattattttataCACACACGAACTCGGTTCGGAGCCCGGAGCGTTCGCCGGGATGGTGGGGTGGGTTCGCGCCTCTCGGTGCCaggacagggatgcagggatggagaggtggagggagggatgggatgcatggatggatgatgcatggagagagaaaaagctgcTGGAAGATGGATGAAAGCAGAGTTGAAGTTCCACCTGGAAAGCGGGGCTGTTCTCCTCTTTCGAGGCTTTTAGTTCTTTGGGTTCTGCGTTGCGTTTGCTCTGAGATTTGCTTGAGGATGGGGTAAATAGCACCTTTAGAAAATTCACAAGTGGAGCTGGGCAGCGAAGGAAAGCGAGAGGAAAATCAACAAAATAGGGAGAAATTCAACTAAATGAAGCTGAATTGCCTCAGCGGAGGCTGTAGCACCAGGCGGTCCCAGACTCGGGTGGTGCGGGACCAAAATAAAAGATTATAAAACACCCCTGCAGGGTAAaaatcctgcagggaagaaacCCCAGCGAGGCCCGAGGGACCCTGAACGGAGGAAAACACAAACGAGGGATCAACAGAGCAACAAAACAGAGGGAGGGGGGGgttataagagaaaaaaaattagcaccTTTGCTCTGAACCTGGCAGGAAAGTCCCGGCacggctgaaaaaccccaaacgGAGCTAGAACTActggaaaaggaacaaaaaaataaccccaaaatgaacaaaaaggaATCAAAACCCAAAGCGCAGCGGTGAGGTAGCCTTCCAGCAAGGGAGTGAGGGTCTGCTCTGCGGCGGCAGCGGCTCCCGATGCGCTGGGGGATCGGGGTTCGCTGCCTGAgtgagagaaaagagggaaaataaaccaaaaccagaggGTGGGGGGAAAGAGGGCGACAACACAAAGTGGGTTAGAGTGGGTCAAACATCTTCCTTGCAGCTAAAAATTCATGTGCTCATGAGATGCGAGAAGCAGAGGAGCGAGTGAGGGGCTCGGCACCGGGGGTCGGCACGGGTGCATTCGGGGAGCCAAGCTGCGCCCGACCCCGTGGGGAGAGGGGGGCAAGCAAGCGAACCCACTTCCCACTGATATTGTTTGAAaaagtcatttattttttattattttttttctgtttaatgcttttctggggagatttttttggtttttcttttccgGCAACGCGAATGGTTCGGAGGCGCTGGACAGAAACCGACACAAATTCAAGTCCATGTgaaaattttctcctttttttttggctgttttttttttattattattattattattattactctCTCCTGTCACGCGTGGGGCGTCCAGTTTACAAGAAGCAGACGGGGCCGATCTTGATGCCGAATTCCTGGTCTGGAGCGCCAACGTCCATGGGAGCCAAATCGATGATGGGCAGGCGAGAGGTCTTCGTCGTCTTGTACTCGATGACTGTCTTGCCCCAAGCGCCGGTGTGACTCTGCAGGGAATCAGAATCAGCCCCATCCTCATAACACGTCCCCATCAACCCCACCGACCACCACGACCAAGGACCGTGGACCCAGACCACTCACCGTGCAGCCGTCCTCGGTGACGCCGTAGGTGAAGCGGCTGTTGCCCTCAGCCCTGATCTCGATCTCGTTGGCTCCTTGGAGGAGAAGAGCCTTCTTCAAGTTGCCGGTGTCCTGGTCCATGTAGGCGACGCTGTTCTTGCAGTGGTAGGTGATGTTCTGGGAGGCCTCGGTGGACATCAGGCGGAGGAAGGTCAGCTGGATGGCGACGTCGGCGGGGTTGGAGCCCTCACCACCGTACTCAAACTGTTGGAGAAGGGTTGTTAGGCACCGCACAAGCCGTTTGTCCACCCCTGTCGTCTCCCCTCATCATCCTTTTGCTTACCTGGAAGCCGTCGCTCATCGTCTCGCCGAACCAGACGTGCTTCTTCTCCTTGGGGTTCTTGCTGAGGTACCAGTTCTTCTGGGCAATGGTGGCCTGGGTCGGGTAGACGCATGTCTCGCCCGTCTCCATGTTACAGTAGACTTTGATGGCATCCAGGTTGCAGCCTTGGTTGGGGTCGATCCAGTATTCACCTgtggagaagaaggaaggagggggatCAGGGAGGGGGCAGGCAGGTAGCTGCGAAGGGCGGACGGAGGATGGGGTGAGGAGCAggtgggagggatggaggatggagagaTAGGTGAGGGAAAGCTGTGACAGATGGAGGGGGAGGCAAGGAGCAGCCAcaagaggtggaggaggaaagtGATCAGGGATCTGGTGTATGGAGCATGGAGTGGAGCAACAGACATGGGGAACAGAGGAAGGAATTGAGGAGCAACTGTGAAAAATAGAGGATGAAGGGACGGATGGAAGACAaagggagacctcactgctctctccaactccctgaaaggaggttgtggagaggagggagctgggctcttctcccaagggacaggggacaggatgagagggaatggcctcaagctccaccaggggaggtttagactggacatcagtgaaaaatttttcacgggaagggtgattggtccctggcagaggctgcccagggagggggttgagtcaccttccctggaggtatttaagggacaggtggacgaggcgctgagggacatggtttagtgattgatgggaatggttggactcgatgatcttttccaacctagtgattctatgattctatgattcaaaggtGAGGAGCAGGTAAGAGGGTTGGAGGTGAGGGGCAGCCACCAGAAGTAGAGAATGGAGGTGGGAGCAGCCATGAGAGCCAGAACGGAGGAATGAAGGTGAGGATTAACTGGGAGGGGTGGACGAAGCATAGAGGTGAGGAGCAggtggaggggacagagggatgaaGGTGAAAGCATCCCAGAGGGAAGGGGGACACTGACCGCTCTTCCAGTCGCCGTGGCACATCTTCAGGTCCCGGCAGGTACGGGCAGGGTTTTTGCGGGTTCCCTCTGGGCTGCGGATGTTCTCGATCTGTTGGCTCAGGCTCTTGAGGGTGGTGTCAACCTCCAGGTCCCGGTCGCGCATCACGTTGGCGTCATCAGCTCTGTAGTAGCGCCCGCCGTCGTGGGCCTTCTCCTGGGGTGGCTGGGGCAGGAAGCTGAAGTCGAAGCCGCCGCTGGGGGGTCCGGGGGGACCAGGGGGGCCAGGTGGGCCGGGGGGACcctgtgggaggaggaggaggatggtgaGCAGGCGATGAAGGCAACTGGCTCTGGGCGGGCGGAGGCAGAGGGGCCGATACGTACAGCAGGGCCAACGTCACCAGTGCGACCGCGGGGGCCAGGGGGGCCGATGGGGCCGGGCAGCCCGTTGAGACCGTCTTTGCCGGCAGCACCAGCGGAGCCAGGAGGACCCTgcgggagaggagaaggggtgAGCGTGGCCACCTTGCCTGGGCAGAGTCATCCCCTTCAGCCCCAATCCATGTCCCCGTGAGAAACCCAGTGCCAGCAGGACACAGCCCTGCGGTGGGGACCCTCTCCCCTGGCTCCCCCGaggatgctccagccctggatGAAGGTCGTGGCTCAGCTGGGAACTTACTCTtggaccagcaggaccagatgCACCAGAAGGACCTTGTTCACCAGGAGAGCCCTGTGCAAagcaaagaacaagaaaaggtCCCATCagcatcctgctctgctcccgGGACATGTGGCAGCACCCACCGTCACCCCACGGGACTTACAGGAGGACCAGGTGGACCCTGGAGACCAGAGAAGCCTCTGTGACCCTTCATGCCTCTGTCACCCTGTTCACCGGCTTCACCTTTGTCACCACGAGGACCTTGGGGAccctggaggaggaagatgtgTTGAGCGGGGTCCAGGGCAGCTACTGTCCCTGTGACAACAGGGATGCAGAAGCAGCaaggaggatggaggagaacaTCAACTCACAGCAGGACCACGAgcaccagcagggccagggggGCCGGCAGGACCTTGGGGACcctgggaaggagagaaggggacAGGTTAGAGCATCCTCCACCTTCTGCTGCCCCTGTCAGGGGGAAGTATCACCCGAGCAGGGTGGTGGGATGTGTGTCTTCCCAGGGAAGCTCCCTCGTGCGGGTTTGCAGGCTCAGTCCTTGCTCTGTAAGTGGCTGAGCTGGGGGCAGGTGAGGTTGGGTGCGCTGAGTTGAGCATCACTTACGGTCTCACCGCGGTCTCCGTTCTTGCCAGCAGGACCAACGGGGCCAGGGGCACCGGGGGCACCAGGAGCACCAGgggggccagcagggccagTCTCACCACGGTCACcctgtgaggaggaggaagagatggaagaggaggaagaaaaggaggaggagcagtCAGAGTGAGCCAGTGCTGCCCCATCACCCCCTcccacagccctctccccaGCCCACTCACCTTGGGACCAGCAGCACCATCACGACCAGGGGCACCTTCAGCACCGGGAGCGCCCTGTGGAGGAGCAAAGACCCCCTCGTTAGGACAGTCAGGGGCTAACGAGAGCCTGGATGGCACCATCTCCACTCAGCCCGTTGGCTGCGGCAACATCTGTGAGTGCCACGAGTTGGAcagtcctcagcacagcaaaCACAACGCTGGCATCGGGGGATCTGCTCCCCTCAAACCCCAGTGGTCGCCCACGGCTGCTCACCTCACGTCCAGCTTCACCGGGGGGTCCGGCCAAGCCAGGGGGGCCCATGGGGCCGGGAGGACCCCGCTCGCCAGGGGAACCAGAGGGACCTTGCTTGCCAGGTTCACCCTGTGGAGGAGAGAGGACAGGAGGTGTCGGACACCACATACGGGTGAGTCAAAccctgggggggtcccagcatCATCTCAGCCCCCACTGTACTCACAGAGGGGCCAGGAAGACCTGGGAAGCCTCTCTCGCCTCTCTGTCCGGGAAGACCGACGACACCGCGCTGGCCGGCGATACCTTGGGGTCCGGGGGTGCCAGGAGCGCCCTGTGGGGACAAGCGGCACCTCAGGGTGGGGGCGATGGAGGGGATGGCGAGGGATGCGAGGCTGGGGGCAGCGATGCTGCCCAGCGTCCCTGGCTCCGCAGAGGGTGTctggctgggggggcacttacGATGGGGCCGTCAGCGCCAGGAGATCCTTTCTCGCCAGGGGGGCCGGGGGGTCCAGCAGGGCCAGGCTCACCGGGGCGGCCAGCGGGGCCGGTTTCACCGCGGGGTCCTTTGCCACCTTCCTTCCCAGCGGGGCCGGGAGGGCCGGGGAGACCGATGTTTCCCTGGGCGAGGGGGAGGTGATGCCGTCAGGACCCCCCCAGCTGCCAGCTGAAGGGCGGCCAGGGGAGCCCAGTGCCAACTGGGACAGGGTGGCCAcgcagagctgcctggaggggtgcccagcacctcccatcccgtgtcccccccctccaTCACCACCCTCTCAGCCCCCCGCATCTCGCCCCAGCGCAGGTACTCACAGAGGGGCCGGGGGGACCAACTCttccagcagcaccagggaaaCCAGTAGCACCCTAGAGGGGAGGAAACTGGTCAGCAGGGGCCACATCCAGGCATCACCGCCACTCCGATGGAGCTGGGCCGGGGCGGGGGCACCACAGGGAGCCCCGGGGCTGGTGGCCAGGAGGGAAGCATCTGTCCAGGGCTCATTTGGGGTGGGGGTAACGGCAAACCCTGccttttcccctctgctccatCCCCCGGTTGATGCCGTTCCCCTCAGatggttttgggggtgcagggttgGAAACACCCgcagctccctctgccccatggCGTCAGGATGGATCACAGAAGGGGGTCAAACCACCCGGGGTTCGTGTATGAGGGGATATCCTGGAGTCCCcagaccccctccccatcctAAACCTGGTACTTACAGGGGGTCCAGCGCTACCGCGAGCACCTTTGGGACCAGGAGCACCAACAGCGCcctgtggaggaggaagaggaggagaggggtgagctgtgctgtggggctggaccCTGAGCAGGTCACggttgggtttggggtggggggacaaCTTACAGCAGGGCCAGGAG
This window contains:
- the SGCA gene encoding alpha-sarcoglycan isoform X2; translated protein: MEAPALLRAWVLAAVALGGSWANLPDHRVLPDHRVSSEMGAVFVHELEQELFQEAFLDEYEDDDVAAPITFHTHLRDHPDLPRWLRFIQRDPHQPGYLYGCPTATEVGTHVIEVLAYNRHTYGTAAQSLIITITPAPGGEPPFQAEFLVGNRNVEELLPVATQEMFLQDTAGVWERDDLRVINITSALDRGGRVPLPIEGRKEGVYMKVGSWGAFSPCLASAASPQSRVRCSLGQQPLASCYDTFAPRFTIRWCNLTLVWPSPTMPGLVWGSGVLEDEGDFQPPTQAPALDLLPGYLVTLLVPLAVAALLCLLLGHLMCCRREGVEKRDLATSDIQLVHHTTIHGDTEELRHMAGSRDVPRPLSTLPMFNVRTGQRINPMPGPSDGAHVPLLPQ
- the SGCA gene encoding alpha-sarcoglycan isoform X1; the protein is MEAPALLRAWVLAAVALGGSWANLPDHRVLPDHRVSSEMGAVFVHELEQELFQEAFLDEYEDDDVAAPITFHTHLRDHPDLPRWLRFIQRDPHQPGYLYGCPTATEVGTHVIEVLAYNRHTYGTAAQSLIITITPAPGGEPPFQAEFLVGNRNVEELLPVATQEMFLQDTAGVWERDDLRVINITSALDRGGRVPLPIEGRKEGVYMKVGSWGAFSPCLASAASPQSRVRCSLGQQPLASCYDTFAPRFTIRWCNLTLLQVWPSPTMPGLVWGSGVLEDEGDFQPPTQAPALDLLPGYLVTLLVPLAVAALLCLLLGHLMCCRREGVEKRDLATSDIQLVHHTTIHGDTEELRHMAGSRDVPRPLSTLPMFNVRTGQRINPMPGPSDGAHVPLLPQ